The genomic window CTTTTTTAGTTTTCCCTTACATGTAGGGGGGGGTTTGGTATAATTGACATTTATACTATTATAAGATAAAGGTAACGCACAACTATTGTGCATTTATACTAAAAATAGTATCGAAACAAAACTTAAAAATAAGTAAATATGCACAATAATTTAGCAATAAGGAAGTAAAATGACAAGACAGCAACTAGCTGAAATGTTAAATATAACTAGAAACACACTAAACAATTGGGAAAAAGAAAAACCAGAACTTGTAAGATTAATTAATCAGGGTCTTGCACTAGATGAGCAAATCGAAGAAGTGGAAAGACATTTAGAAAAATTAAAAACAATCAAAGAAAAAGCGAGTAACGGGAAGTTGCTTAAGTGAAGGAAAATTAATGAAAATATTCATAGCATTTTTGATAGCAGTAAGCATGGCAAAAGCGGTTAATTGTCCAAATGGTGTGAAAGTGTGTATAGCTTACAAGGATGAACCACTTTGGA from Sulfurospirillum tamanense includes these protein-coding regions:
- a CDS encoding helix-turn-helix domain-containing protein; the encoded protein is MTRQQLAEMLNITRNTLNNWEKEKPELVRLINQGLALDEQIEEVERHLEKLKTIKEKASNGKLLK